A part of Rattus rattus isolate New Zealand chromosome 4, Rrattus_CSIRO_v1, whole genome shotgun sequence genomic DNA contains:
- the Bag2 gene encoding BAG family molecular chaperone regulator 2, whose translation MAQAKISAKAHEGRFCRSSSMADRSSRLLESLDQLELRVEALRDAATAVEQEKEILLEMIHSIQNSQDMRQISDGEREELNLTANRLMGRTLTVEVSVETIRNPQQEESLKHATKLIDEVVSKFLDDLGNAKSHLMSLYSACSSEVPPGPVDQKFQSIVIGCALEDQKKIKRRLETLLRNIDNSDKAIKLLEHTKGSASKNLQNTDNKFN comes from the exons ATGGCCCAGGCGAAGATCAGCGCCAAGGCCCACGAGGGCCGCTTCTGCCGCTCGTCGTCCATGGCCGACCGCTCCAGCCGCCTGCTGGAGAGCCTGGACCAGCTGGAGCTCAG GGTCGAAGCCTTGAGAGACGCAGCTACTGCTGTTGAACAAGAGAAGGAAATCCTCCTGGAGATGATCCACAGcatccagaacagccaggacatGAGGCAGATCAGCGATG gagaaagagaggaattaAACCTGACTGCCAACCGTCTGATGGGCCGGACCCTCACTGTGGAGGTCTCAGTGGAAACGATCCGAAACCCCCAGCAGGAGGAATCCTTAAAGCATGCCACGAAGCTTATCGATGAGGTGGTCAGTAAGTTCCTGGACGACCTGGGGAATGCCAAGAGTCACTTAATGTCACTTTACAGTGCATGCTCATCTGAGGTGCCGCCTGGGCCGGTTGATCAGAAATTCCAATCGATAGTCATCGGTTGCGCTCTCGAGGATCAGAAGAAAATCAAGAGGCGGTTGGAGACTCTGCTGAGGAACATTGACAACTCCGACAAAGCCATTAAACTCTTAGAGCACACTAAAGGGTCCGCTTCCAAAAACCTGCAGAACACTGACAACAAATTTAATTAG